One Candidatus Hydrogenedentota bacterium genomic window carries:
- a CDS encoding DUF4230 domain-containing protein, with translation MAEGQENLQSDSGNTLPAEAPAEVVVPVVVDETPQATAEASQGTTVVVLKRSYGSPSCAAVLIVAILAAAALAYVIFYRAPKELATGAKDLASSALTAAENSAGKLADGLRGAFKTEVNYRTAFVGSIESARESGKLVVYTQSVTAVVEKTSEKKYAIKFIGDIKLGDTVTSLRAQGNKVQYYIPLDTLDESDFSYDADAKCLTVFLPRPVLDTEMVEVQSNPELIEIRTDVGWGRLGSYSGAFLEEQAKKELRDAVLKEGSKPMLREKADTEGESLVRTKLFAPLVQTLADGVTMKVVYREGETP, from the coding sequence ATGGCTGAGGGACAAGAAAATCTGCAGAGCGACTCAGGGAACACGTTACCGGCGGAAGCGCCCGCGGAAGTGGTTGTGCCTGTCGTAGTTGACGAGACGCCCCAGGCGACGGCTGAAGCTTCGCAGGGTACGACTGTCGTGGTGCTGAAGCGCTCGTATGGGTCGCCCTCGTGCGCTGCGGTGCTGATTGTCGCTATTCTGGCCGCCGCGGCTCTCGCATATGTGATCTTTTACCGCGCCCCCAAAGAACTCGCTACCGGCGCGAAGGATTTGGCGTCGAGCGCATTGACCGCCGCCGAGAACAGCGCAGGAAAGCTCGCGGACGGTCTGCGCGGCGCGTTCAAAACCGAGGTCAACTACCGGACCGCGTTTGTGGGGTCCATCGAAAGCGCGCGTGAATCGGGAAAGCTGGTGGTCTACACGCAGTCCGTAACCGCGGTCGTCGAGAAGACGAGCGAGAAGAAGTACGCCATCAAGTTCATTGGGGACATCAAGCTGGGCGACACGGTCACGTCGTTGCGTGCGCAAGGCAACAAGGTTCAGTACTACATCCCTCTTGATACCCTGGACGAAAGCGATTTCTCCTACGACGCTGACGCGAAATGCCTGACGGTCTTCCTGCCCCGGCCTGTTCTCGATACCGAGATGGTAGAGGTTCAGTCCAACCCCGAACTCATCGAGATTCGAACAGACGTGGGTTGGGGGCGCTTGGGCAGCTATTCGGGCGCCTTTCTCGAAGAACAGGCCAAAAAGGAATTGCGTGACGCCGTGTTGAAGGAAGGTTCTAAGCCTATGCTTCGTGAAAAAGCGGACACCGAAGGCGAATCGCTGGTCAGAACAAAACTCTTCGCTCCCCTTGTTCAAACGCTCGCCGATGGAGTAACCATGAAGGTCGTATACCGGGAAGGTGAAACGCCATGA
- a CDS encoding DUF1232 domain-containing protein, producing MSSEPAKVVVVEEGSGCLGKGVAVACALASVLFLLNFTFGVVEVPDNMPIVGNIDEALATSVLIASLRYLGIDILPFKSKRLAK from the coding sequence ATGAGTTCCGAACCCGCGAAAGTCGTTGTCGTTGAAGAAGGCTCCGGATGCCTGGGCAAAGGTGTTGCCGTTGCCTGCGCCTTGGCGTCTGTTCTGTTCCTGCTCAACTTCACGTTTGGCGTCGTGGAAGTGCCTGATAATATGCCGATCGTGGGAAACATCGATGAAGCCTTGGCCACGTCGGTATTGATCGCATCGCTGCGCTACCTGGGGATCGACATCCTGCCGTTCAAGTCCAAGCGGTTGGCAAAATAG